TTCTCTCCCACAGCGCCTCAACCATCTTAAGCATCTTCTCATAAAAGTTCTTGTCCAACAGAAAGACGTTCGTCACTACAACCCCAGACTTAGACTCAGGCCTGTAAGTAACAGAGTACGCCAGCGAAAGAAACTGTGTTATAACAAAGTTGAGCCTCTGAGCGGCTAAAGCCCTACCCAGCTCCTCCAACCCCTTCGCAGTTATAGTCCTCCCGCTTCGCTCATGTCCCTCAACAAAACCCTTCTCCTCCAGCAGTTGAAGATGGTACCTCACCGCCCTCTCACTCATAAGAAAACCTCTCTTCTTCAGCTCTTCCCTGATCACAGTCGAGCCTACCGGTCTCTTGTACTGGCTAAGTATGCGGAGAATTTCAATCTCCTTCCTAAAGCTGTCGCTCGTCCCCATGCTGGTAGCCTCCAAAGGTCCCCAGTATCTTAGAGGGTCTCATCAACTTTTATTTTTTTATTCAGAAAAGGGTCCCCTGGAACCTTGCTGGCGACGCCGCCAAGCTAGAGGATCTTCTTTTTACTGAGGATCAAGTATTCTCTTTCAGGCGTGAAAACCTCAAGGGTCACAGTTTCACTGTAACCTTCCTTCTTCAGCACCTTTAGAGGGGTCTTGTAATCTATGCGCCCAACTCCAAGTGGAAGGTGGTCGTCTCTGCTTCCGAAGTTGTCGCTGATGTGGACGTGAACTATGTGTCCACGTAACTCCTCAATGAACTTCAAGGGTGGATCTGAAGGCTTAATGCTCGCGTGCGCAATGTCTAGTGTGAACTTCAACCTCTCCGAGCCAAGCTGGCTGAAAAGCTCCCTGAAATCGTCAACACAAGTGAAGTAGTCGGCCCCCGGAAAGACACCTGGAGGCAGGTTCTCGACTCCGAGCACGAAGCCGTACTCTTCAGCCACTTCGAGTAGCCTGCTAAGGGACTGAACCGTGTTCCTGAACGAGACATCGCGCGGGGTAAGGGGGAACCGGAACCCCGGGTGGACGACTACAACCTCGGCCTCTATGGCGTGTGCGGCCTCCATAGCTTTCAAGGTGACTCTAACGGAGGCCTCCCTAAGCTCATCGTAGAAGTTTGAGATGTCCACGAAAGTTGGAACATGGACCAGCCTATAGAGGCTACCGGACGAAAGGACGTCAACAAGCTCTCTTCTCTTAGAGAGCACGTGGTCGGGGGTTGAAGAAGGGTACTCTATTGCCAGTTCGAAGCCGTCGAAACCGTTTTCGACAGCGAACCTCGCCTCGTCAACAGGGTCGAAAATGGTAATGTTCTCCATGCACACTTTCACACAGACACCCGCCTAGCGACGCTAGGGCACAAAGGCCCGCAGATAGTTAAAACCTTTTTGGAATAAAAAGGGGGAAAAGAGTGTTTAGAGCGGCGGCTTTCTGTCATGCCATGGTCTGATCTTTTCGAATGCCCTTGAAGCTTGAAGTACACCGAGGTCGTCATGTCTCCTCCCAACTATTTGGAGCCCTACAGGTAACCCGCTCTTCGTGAAACCGCAAGGGACTGAGGCTGCAGGCTGACCCGTGAAGTTGAACGGGTACGTGAAGGGCATCCAACCCAGCGGTCCAACAGGCTTTCCAGCGATCTCAGTTGGCCCCATTCCCTCCTCGAGCCTGAAAGTTGGGACTGCTGTCGTCGGCGTTAGGAGGAAGTCGTAGCTTTCGAACACCTTTCTTACGGCGTCCCACAGTTCTTCTCTTTTAGCACGCACCTTAACGTAGTCCTTGAACGACAGTGTTTCCGCAAGGGGGAGAAAGCTTAGGTAGAGCGGGTATGCGACCTTCTTCCACTCCTCAAGCTTATCCCCAACCATCGTAACGACTTCGGCAAGAACTATCGTGATTAGCTCGCCCTCCATGTTCGGTATGCTAACCTTGACCTCCTCGACCTTTGCTCCTGCTTCCTCAAAGGAAAAAGCTGCACGCCTAGTTATCTCTTCAACTTCCGGGTCAACGACCGCGTAGCCTAAATCGGGAGAGTAGGCAAACCTTTTACCCTCAACGCCCTCCTCTAACCTTTCAAGGTAGCTGAATCCAACCGCGGGGAGGGAAGTCCTATCCCGTTCATCCGGTCCAGCTATCACGTCCATCACTAAGGCGGCATCGGCAACGCTCCTCGTTATAGGTCCGTTAGACACCATGTCGAGGAATATAGGTGGATCATGGTAGCTTGGAACACGGCCGAATGATGGTTTAAACCCGTAAACCCCACAGAGCGCCGACGGTATCCTTATCGACCCGCCTCCGTCATTCCCTATGGCAACCGGGCACATTCCAGAGGCAACAGCCGCTGCTGCTCCCCCACTTGACCCCCCAGGGGTCCTTTCGAGATCCCAAGGGTTCCTAGTGACCCCGAAGACGGGGTTATCCGTTATCGGTATCAGCCCGAACTCGGGGAGGTTTGTCTTCCCAACGATTATCGCGCCAGCTCTCTTCAGCCTCTCAACAAGTATTGCGTCCTCCCTCGGAACAAAGTTCTCAAACATCTTCGAGCCATAAGTCGTCCTCACACCCTTCGTCATGATATTGTCCTTAACAGTTACGGGGACGCCGAGCAGTGGTCGCCTTACACCCCTCCTAGCCTCTTCCTCCGCTCTCCTAGCCTCCTGCCTCGCCTCGTCCTCAAGCAGGGTTACGACGGCGTTAATCTTTGGGTTGCACTTGTGAATCCTTTCGAGCACAGCTTCCACGACGTCCACGGGGGAGATTTCGCGGGCAGCTATAGCCCTCGAAAGCTCAACAGCACTCATCCAGCATAGCTCTTCACCGCGCAAGCCACCCACCCTCCTAAAAATTTAATTTTAATCCGTTAAAAACGGTTTCCTTCGAAAACGAAGTTCTTCCCTACTCCGGGAGGTTAGATGCGTGGAAACTGTTCTATACCAAAAGGATGGACACGTAGTTGTGATAACAATTAACAGGCCCGAGGTACACAACTGCATAGACCCTGAAACGAACTGGAAGCTTGCAGACGCGTGGCGCAAGTTCTGCGAGGACGACGACGCCTGGGTAGCCATAGTGACGGGGGCGGGCGACAAGGCGTTCTGCACGGGGGCGGACCTCAAAAAGTGGCACAGCTACGTCCTAGAACAAAGAGTGAACTTTCCTAGGAGGAACGCCTACTATGGTCCAGGATTTGGGGGGTTGACGCGCGGCATGCAGGTCTTTAAGCCGATAATAGCGGCGATAAACGGAATGTGCTACGCTGGAGGGCTGGAGCTCGCATTGGCGGCGGACATAAGGATAGCCTCCGAAGACGCGCGGTTCGGAGTGCTAAACAGGAGGTGGAACGTCGGTCTCGGCGACGGTGGAACCCAAAGGCTTTGGAGAGTTGTGGGGCTTGGGAGGGCGCTTGAGCTCATCCTCACAGGCAAAGAGATAGATGCGTGGGAGGCTTACAGGATAGGGTTGGTCAACGAAGTCGTACCAAAGGAGAGGCTGATGAAGAGGGCGAGGGAAATAGCGGACCTCATATGCAGCTACCCGCAAGGGTCTATTAGGACAGATAAAGAGGCGGTCATAAGGGGGCTCGGGCTCCCGCTGGAAGAAGGCTTAAGGCTGGAAAACCTCCTCTTCTGGACGCTGCTCTTCGACAGGGATTTCTTCGAGGGGCCGAGGGCCTTTAGTGAGAAGAGAAAGCCCAGCTATAGAAACGAGACCGAGAAGCTCGGAGAAGTAATAAGGGTGTGACTGGCCGCTGTGGACTCAGCGACTCAACTCGAAAACTTTAGCGTTATATTTCATCTTTTTTTGTGAAAAATTAAAGGAAAATCTGGTGATGCACGTTTCTATAAGAGACGGGCTAAATTATC
This window of the Candidatus Jordarchaeales archaeon genome carries:
- a CDS encoding sugar phosphate isomerase/epimerase family protein, whose protein sequence is MKVCMENITIFDPVDEARFAVENGFDGFELAIEYPSSTPDHVLSKRRELVDVLSSGSLYRLVHVPTFVDISNFYDELREASVRVTLKAMEAAHAIEAEVVVVHPGFRFPLTPRDVSFRNTVQSLSRLLEVAEEYGFVLGVENLPPGVFPGADYFTCVDDFRELFSQLGSERLKFTLDIAHASIKPSDPPLKFIEELRGHIVHVHISDNFGSRDDHLPLGVGRIDYKTPLKVLKKEGYSETVTLEVFTPEREYLILSKKKIL
- a CDS encoding amidase; translated protein: MRGEELCWMSAVELSRAIAAREISPVDVVEAVLERIHKCNPKINAVVTLLEDEARQEARRAEEEARRGVRRPLLGVPVTVKDNIMTKGVRTTYGSKMFENFVPREDAILVERLKRAGAIIVGKTNLPEFGLIPITDNPVFGVTRNPWDLERTPGGSSGGAAAAVASGMCPVAIGNDGGGSIRIPSALCGVYGFKPSFGRVPSYHDPPIFLDMVSNGPITRSVADAALVMDVIAGPDERDRTSLPAVGFSYLERLEEGVEGKRFAYSPDLGYAVVDPEVEEITRRAAFSFEEAGAKVEEVKVSIPNMEGELITIVLAEVVTMVGDKLEEWKKVAYPLYLSFLPLAETLSFKDYVKVRAKREELWDAVRKVFESYDFLLTPTTAVPTFRLEEGMGPTEIAGKPVGPLGWMPFTYPFNFTGQPAASVPCGFTKSGLPVGLQIVGRRHDDLGVLQASRAFEKIRPWHDRKPPL
- a CDS encoding enoyl-CoA hydratase-related protein, producing the protein METVLYQKDGHVVVITINRPEVHNCIDPETNWKLADAWRKFCEDDDAWVAIVTGAGDKAFCTGADLKKWHSYVLEQRVNFPRRNAYYGPGFGGLTRGMQVFKPIIAAINGMCYAGGLELALAADIRIASEDARFGVLNRRWNVGLGDGGTQRLWRVVGLGRALELILTGKEIDAWEAYRIGLVNEVVPKERLMKRAREIADLICSYPQGSIRTDKEAVIRGLGLPLEEGLRLENLLFWTLLFDRDFFEGPRAFSEKRKPSYRNETEKLGEVIRV